A single region of the Pseudalkalibacillus berkeleyi genome encodes:
- a CDS encoding aldehyde dehydrogenase family protein, with amino-acid sequence MEKVLDAQLKPKVAEFLNGTKKLYINGKFQPSVSGKTFKTLNPSNGEVLAVVSEAEHEDVDRAVKAARKAFDEGPWSKMSAASRSRLIYKLADLMEENKEELAQLDTLDNGKPIRETTNADVPLAIEHFRYYAGWATKIMGQTIPVSGKFFNYTRHEALGVVGQIIPWNFPLLMAAWKMGAALASGCTIVLKPAEQTPLSALYLAELIEEAGFPEGVVNIVTGYGETTGGPLIEHKLVDKIAFTGSTEIGKHIMRTASNDLKRVTLELGGKSPNIILPDADMSKAIPGAFSGIMFNQGQVCCAGSRLYIQKKAFDNVMADLVSHSEKLKQGPGLDPNSEMGPLVSEEQHNRVLNYIEKGKSEGAELLTGGTKPYDQGYFVSPTIFADVNDSMTIAKEEIFGPVVSAMPFDDLDEVIGRANNSEYGLAAGLWTENLKSAHYVANKIKAGTVWVNCYNAFDAASPFGGYKQSGIGREMGSYALDNYTEVKSVWINMG; translated from the coding sequence ATGGAAAAAGTATTAGACGCTCAGTTAAAGCCGAAAGTCGCGGAGTTTTTGAACGGTACGAAGAAGTTGTACATTAATGGGAAATTTCAACCTTCTGTATCTGGGAAAACATTCAAAACCTTAAATCCCTCCAATGGTGAAGTCCTAGCTGTTGTTAGTGAGGCTGAACATGAAGATGTCGATCGAGCTGTAAAAGCTGCACGTAAAGCATTCGATGAAGGACCTTGGTCGAAGATGAGTGCTGCTTCTAGAAGCCGACTAATTTATAAGCTTGCAGATTTAATGGAAGAAAATAAAGAAGAATTAGCTCAATTAGACACATTAGATAACGGGAAACCAATTCGTGAAACGACCAATGCAGATGTGCCGCTAGCAATCGAGCATTTCCGCTATTATGCTGGTTGGGCAACAAAAATCATGGGCCAAACGATCCCTGTATCCGGTAAGTTTTTCAACTATACGCGCCACGAAGCACTAGGCGTAGTTGGACAAATCATTCCTTGGAACTTCCCGCTCCTTATGGCTGCATGGAAAATGGGGGCTGCGCTCGCTAGTGGATGTACAATCGTATTGAAACCAGCTGAGCAAACACCATTATCAGCGTTATACTTAGCAGAATTAATTGAGGAAGCAGGGTTCCCAGAAGGTGTCGTAAATATCGTAACAGGTTATGGAGAAACGACCGGTGGACCACTTATTGAACATAAGTTAGTTGATAAGATCGCATTTACTGGATCAACTGAAATTGGTAAGCATATCATGCGTACAGCTTCTAACGACTTGAAGCGCGTTACATTGGAGCTTGGTGGTAAGTCTCCAAATATTATTCTACCTGATGCCGATATGTCCAAAGCAATTCCAGGTGCTTTCTCAGGTATTATGTTTAATCAAGGACAAGTATGTTGTGCGGGATCACGACTATATATCCAGAAGAAGGCATTTGACAATGTCATGGCTGACCTTGTCTCTCATTCTGAGAAATTGAAGCAAGGACCAGGATTGGATCCTAATTCAGAAATGGGACCACTCGTTTCCGAAGAACAACATAACCGAGTATTGAACTATATTGAAAAAGGTAAGAGTGAAGGTGCTGAGCTATTAACAGGAGGAACGAAGCCTTACGATCAAGGTTACTTCGTATCTCCAACGATCTTCGCTGACGTAAATGATTCAATGACGATTGCAAAAGAAGAAATTTTTGGTCCAGTTGTATCGGCTATGCCTTTCGATGATTTGGATGAAGTGATCGGTCGTGCAAACAATTCTGAGTACGGATTGGCTGCTGGTTTATGGACTGAAAATCTAAAAAGTGCCCATTACGTTGCAAACAAAATTAAAGCTGGAACAGTGTGGGTGAACTGCTATAACGCATTTGACGCAGCTTCTCCGTTTGGAGGATATAAGCAATCCGGAATCGGACGTGAAATGGGATCATATGCACTAGATAACTACACTGAAGTGAAGAGTGTATGGATTAATATGGGGTAA
- the cccB gene encoding cytochrome c551: MMLRFLSFLALSFLLVIGLAACGGGEESEDSSNGNEETEQNGDQADGTVDVATAEKLYNKSCVGCHGQNLEGKSGPPLDKIGAKLSKDQILAKIKNGGGGMPKGLLKGEEAENVAAWLATMK; the protein is encoded by the coding sequence ATGATGTTACGATTTTTGTCATTTCTTGCATTGTCATTTTTACTAGTTATTGGGTTAGCAGCTTGTGGCGGAGGAGAAGAAAGCGAAGATTCTTCAAATGGAAACGAGGAAACTGAACAAAATGGAGACCAAGCGGACGGTACTGTTGATGTAGCAACTGCTGAAAAATTGTATAACAAAAGCTGTGTAGGCTGTCATGGCCAAAACTTAGAAGGAAAGAGCGGACCACCGTTAGACAAGATTGGTGCAAAACTGAGTAAAGATCAAATCCTAGCAAAGATTAAAAATGGTGGCGGCGGAATGCCGAAAGGACTTCTAAAAGGTGAAGAAGCTGAAAACGTAGCTGCATGGCTTGCAACGATGAAATAA
- a CDS encoding NUDIX hydrolase: MSFKPLFVHNDTTIHETKSGSLFIEEVGDASVAVVAIRGEDMMIVEQYRHQLEQHTYELPGGGLEVDEEPIEGAKRELKEETGIQAKEMVYLGTFHPQPYFINRYSHLFFTRDTLNFGEQSLDEDEQITVHQMPIDDVLNRIKEGRFQDGELGYAILLCKLKGLLKD; this comes from the coding sequence ATGAGCTTTAAACCATTATTCGTACACAACGATACGACTATTCACGAAACAAAATCAGGCTCACTTTTCATCGAAGAGGTTGGTGATGCTTCGGTGGCAGTCGTTGCAATCCGTGGAGAAGACATGATGATCGTCGAACAATATCGGCATCAATTAGAACAGCATACTTACGAATTGCCTGGCGGTGGATTAGAAGTCGACGAGGAACCTATTGAAGGTGCTAAACGGGAATTAAAAGAAGAAACGGGTATTCAGGCGAAAGAGATGGTCTATCTCGGCACATTTCATCCTCAACCTTATTTTATTAATCGCTATTCACATTTATTTTTTACAAGGGACACGTTAAACTTTGGTGAACAATCTTTAGATGAAGATGAACAAATAACAGTTCACCAGATGCCTATTGACGATGTTCTCAATAGAATTAAAGAAGGTCGATTCCAAGACGGTGAATTAGGTTACGCCATCTTATTATGTAAGTTAAAAGGATTATTAAAGGACTGA
- a CDS encoding YhzD family protein yields MKMYIVTAFDKKGEKLYEESFEAPNNDEAKKIGQKVLEENKYENMTHRVTSPAGELVLFHR; encoded by the coding sequence ATGAAAATGTATATCGTTACAGCATTTGACAAAAAAGGCGAAAAACTCTACGAAGAATCCTTTGAAGCCCCGAATAATGATGAAGCAAAAAAAATCGGCCAAAAAGTTTTAGAGGAAAATAAATATGAGAACATGACACATCGAGTCACATCTCCTGCAGGAGAATTGGTTTTATTCCACAGATAA
- a CDS encoding ABC transporter ATP-binding protein: MTLHIENVTKKFGSFTAVDHVSFEIPEQQIFGLLGANGAGKTTTFRMMIGLLNPTHGQVTWKNKRLLEKDSQLIGYLPEERGLYPSLKVSDQLLYLGRLKGMKKAEIIPEMRKWLERFKVPEYESKKVEELSKGNQQKIQFIASVLHKPKILILDEPFSGLDPVNVEMLKEAVLELKQQGTTIVFSSHRMEHVEELCEYLCILHKGSPVVHGSLKDVKRSFGKKNVSVRADFDLSYMKDLPGVVRYKASSEGVTLQVENEEIAKDIFETIQGKGFVRKFELEEPSLNDIFIEKVGASYV, translated from the coding sequence ATGACTTTACATATAGAAAATGTTACGAAGAAATTTGGAAGCTTTACTGCAGTTGATCACGTTTCATTTGAGATTCCTGAGCAACAAATATTTGGCCTGTTAGGTGCGAATGGTGCAGGAAAGACGACTACTTTTCGAATGATGATCGGTTTGTTGAACCCAACTCACGGTCAAGTAACCTGGAAGAATAAGCGTCTGTTGGAAAAAGACTCGCAGTTAATCGGCTATTTACCAGAAGAAAGAGGACTGTATCCAAGCTTAAAGGTGTCAGATCAACTTCTATATCTAGGCCGGTTAAAAGGTATGAAGAAAGCTGAAATTATTCCAGAAATGCGTAAATGGTTAGAAAGATTTAAAGTGCCAGAGTATGAAAGTAAAAAGGTAGAGGAGTTATCCAAAGGTAACCAACAGAAGATCCAATTTATAGCTTCTGTTCTTCATAAGCCGAAAATTTTAATATTGGATGAACCGTTTAGCGGATTGGATCCCGTTAACGTTGAAATGCTGAAGGAAGCTGTCCTGGAGTTGAAACAACAAGGTACTACAATTGTCTTTTCAAGTCATCGAATGGAGCATGTAGAGGAATTGTGTGAGTATTTATGTATCTTGCATAAAGGGAGTCCTGTCGTTCACGGTTCATTGAAAGATGTGAAAAGGTCGTTCGGGAAGAAGAATGTCTCTGTGCGTGCTGATTTTGATTTATCCTACATGAAAGATTTACCTGGTGTCGTCCGGTATAAAGCTTCTTCAGAAGGTGTCACGCTACAAGTTGAAAATGAAGAGATTGCAAAGGACATTTTTGAGACCATACAAGGAAAAGGGTTTGTTCGAAAGTTTGAGTTAGAGGAGCCATCCTTGAA